One window from the genome of Alosa alosa isolate M-15738 ecotype Scorff River chromosome 15, AALO_Geno_1.1, whole genome shotgun sequence encodes:
- the ypel2b gene encoding protein yippee-like 2 gives MVTMTRSKTFQAYLPSCHRTYSCIHCRAHLANHDELISKSFQGSQGRAYLFNSVVNVGCGPAEERVLLTGLHAVADIYCENCKTTLGWKYEHAFESSQKYKEGKFIIELAHMIKDNGWD, from the exons ATGGTCACTATGACGCGCTCCAAAACCTTTCAGGCCTACCTGCCCAGCTGCCACCGCACCTACAGCTGCATCCACTGCCGAGCACACCTGGCCAACCATGACGAGCTCATCTCCAAG TCCTTTCAAGGAAGTCAAGGTAGAGCTTATCTGTTCAACTCAGT ggtgAATGTGGGCTGTGGGCCGGCAGAGGAGAGGGTGCTGCTCACTGGGCTTCATGCTGTAGCAGACATCTACTGTGAGAACTGCAAGACCACGCTGGGATGGAAATAC GAGCATGCCTTTGAGAGCAGTCAGAAATACAAGGAGGGGAAGTTCATCATCGAGCTGGCTCACATGATCAAGGACAACGGCTGGGATTAA